The Schistocerca gregaria isolate iqSchGreg1 chromosome 4, iqSchGreg1.2, whole genome shotgun sequence genome contains a region encoding:
- the LOC126267956 gene encoding uncharacterized protein LOC126267956: protein MQVQMKGQLPVNSFNFIFFSIVIQSVVEALKENYRLKMEKSALIALVRSERAIWDQCDKQCNNCDPKPILLENIGNNVSDNFSSCQRGSVHLLVNSEKNIRAFVLEKFNGKQNVWFVAQGPMYL, encoded by the exons ATGCAAG TGCAAATGAAAGGACAATTACCAGTGAATtcctttaattttatattttttagtaTTGTAATACAAAGTGTAGTGGAAGCATTAAAGGAGAATTACCGCCTCAAAATGGAAAAAAGTGCTTTGATAGCACTAGTGCGAAGTGAGAGAGCAATTTGGGACCAATGTGACAAGCAGTGCAACAACTGTGATCCTAAACCAATTCTCCTGGAAAATATAGGAAACAATGTGTCAG ATAATTTCTCATCATGCCAAAGAGGAAGTGTGCATTTACTGGTAAACTCCGAGAAAAATATCCGAGCTTTCGTCCTGGAAAAGTTCAATGGGAAGCAGAATGTATGGTTTGTTGCCCAGGGACCTATGTATCTATAG